In one Gimesia sp. genomic region, the following are encoded:
- a CDS encoding DUF1295 domain-containing protein — MNPWWMILIGGAGMSAVMGVLWLLQKRTGDAGIVDVAWGMGVGLLSLFFVWGSVEGDLTRRIIVATLALLWSLRLSGYILYRVLTMPEDGRYQTLKEKWGTAAQGKLFWFYQLQAVGSLLFALPMLLAAQSMAPLGFLDYIGIVIWFAAISGELIADQQLSRFRSDPHQTGQVCQRGLWHYSRHPNYFFEWLHWWAYVCLAIQSPWGWLTILGPILMLHFILNVTGIPPTEAQAIKSRGEAYREYQRTTSAFFPWPPKSKQVTT, encoded by the coding sequence TTGAATCCCTGGTGGATGATTCTGATCGGCGGGGCAGGCATGTCTGCTGTAATGGGAGTTCTCTGGTTGCTCCAGAAGCGAACCGGGGATGCAGGCATCGTTGATGTCGCCTGGGGCATGGGCGTCGGCTTGCTCAGTCTGTTTTTTGTCTGGGGAAGTGTGGAAGGCGATTTGACCAGGCGGATCATTGTCGCGACGTTGGCTCTGCTCTGGTCTTTAAGACTCAGTGGTTACATACTCTATCGCGTCTTAACCATGCCCGAAGACGGGCGTTATCAGACCCTCAAAGAGAAATGGGGAACCGCCGCCCAGGGAAAACTTTTCTGGTTCTATCAACTCCAGGCAGTCGGCAGTCTGCTGTTTGCCCTGCCGATGTTGTTGGCAGCCCAGAGTATGGCTCCGCTGGGATTTCTTGATTATATTGGAATCGTGATCTGGTTTGCTGCTATCTCAGGGGAACTCATTGCCGATCAGCAGCTGTCCCGATTTCGTTCAGATCCGCACCAGACGGGGCAGGTCTGTCAGCGCGGACTCTGGCACTATTCCCGGCACCCGAATTACTTTTTTGAATGGCTGCACTGGTGGGCCTACGTCTGTCTGGCCATCCAGTCGCCCTGGGGCTGGCTGACAATTCTCGGTCCAATCCTGATGCTGCATTTCATCCTCAATGTGACGGGAATTCCTCCTACGGAAGCCCAGGCCATCAAGAGCCGGGGCGAAGCCTATCGCGAATATCAGCGGACCACGAGTGCCTTCTTTCCCTGGCCTCCTAAATCAAAACAGGTGACAACATGA
- a CDS encoding cyclopropane-fatty-acyl-phospholipid synthase family protein codes for MSTINESPELTWNATASAGLMDTTCRTLLLKKLQSMQHGRITLIDGEQEQHFGDPDAGLRAVVLVQNPRFYRRAVLEGGLGIAQSLIDGDWSCQNLTALVRIFIRNLEVTDRFEWGMAWFRQCAARLGHWLRRNTRLGAARNIHAHYDLGNDFYRLFLDETMSYSCGVFEQETDTMQEASLNKLDRVCRNLNLKPGDHLLEIGTGWGGLAVHAAQYYGCRVTTTTISQEQYNLAAERVDAAGLTDRVTLLLKDYRDLEGQYDKLVSIEMIEAVGAEFFETYFQKCSDLLKPDGMMLLQGIVIKDQRFKEYLKSVDFIRRYIFPGGCLPSVAAILETTSRVTDFRLLQLEDIAPHYAQTLRCWREAFHERIDAVRAQGYSESFIRMWDYYFCYCEAAFEERQCNTVQMLLAKPSCRFDPVRHHALRDLTKEAEEVLA; via the coding sequence ATGAGTACCATCAACGAATCCCCCGAGCTGACCTGGAACGCAACTGCGTCTGCCGGTCTCATGGACACGACCTGCCGCACACTGTTATTAAAGAAATTACAGTCAATGCAGCACGGCCGGATAACCCTCATCGATGGAGAGCAGGAGCAGCATTTCGGCGATCCGGATGCCGGCTTACGAGCCGTTGTCCTGGTGCAGAATCCCCGCTTCTACCGTCGGGCTGTCCTCGAGGGAGGCCTGGGCATTGCACAATCATTGATCGACGGTGACTGGTCCTGTCAGAATCTGACGGCACTGGTGCGGATCTTCATTCGCAACCTGGAAGTCACCGATCGCTTTGAATGGGGGATGGCCTGGTTCCGACAATGTGCCGCCCGGCTGGGGCACTGGCTCAGAAGAAATACACGCCTCGGAGCGGCCCGCAACATTCATGCACACTACGATCTGGGGAATGATTTTTACCGGCTCTTCCTGGATGAAACCATGAGCTATTCCTGTGGTGTCTTCGAACAGGAGACCGACACCATGCAGGAAGCCTCTTTGAATAAGCTGGACCGCGTCTGCCGGAATCTCAATCTGAAACCGGGCGATCATCTGCTGGAGATTGGCACGGGCTGGGGAGGGCTGGCCGTGCATGCCGCTCAGTATTATGGCTGTCGGGTGACGACCACTACCATTTCACAGGAGCAGTATAATCTGGCGGCCGAACGAGTTGATGCCGCCGGACTCACGGATCGCGTAACACTGCTGCTGAAAGACTACCGCGATCTGGAAGGACAGTACGATAAACTGGTTTCGATCGAAATGATTGAAGCAGTCGGTGCCGAGTTCTTCGAGACGTATTTTCAGAAGTGCTCAGACCTGCTCAAGCCGGATGGCATGATGTTGCTGCAGGGAATCGTAATCAAGGATCAGCGGTTCAAAGAATATCTCAAAAGCGTGGATTTCATCCGCCGCTACATATTCCCGGGAGGCTGTCTCCCTTCCGTGGCTGCGATCCTGGAAACAACATCGCGGGTAACCGATTTCCGACTCCTGCAACTGGAAGACATCGCTCCCCACTATGCCCAGACACTGCGCTGCTGGCGGGAAGCCTTTCATGAGCGGATCGACGCGGTCCGCGCGCAAGGCTATTCCGAATCATTCATTCGCATGTGGGATTATTATTTCTGTTACTGCGAAGCCGCTTTCGAGGAGCGTCAGTGTAACACGGTACAGATGCTGCTTGCTAAGCCGTCCTGCCGTTTCGATCCTGTACGTCATCATGCACTTCGCGACTTGACCAAAGAAGCTGAGGAGGTGCTCGCTTGA
- a CDS encoding PAS domain S-box protein, whose amino-acid sequence MRPDTVLKVRARKLWLICLLCLLLPGMMASAIAAETSAPATAKSCSGGHCAQAAAKPELQAEGPVTFFSKLFDTNDYPQRWYCGTWSSDVGWLHILSDIAIFGAYFTIPVMLLYFLLQRKDLPFPRTIWLFAAFILFCGFGHLIEASIFWWPVYRFSGLIKASTAIVSWITVFVLIRLIPEALKLPSAALLGTKLQESQERLDYALEAGQIGVWELDLKTNLLNWDRQTREMFDVPAEETELHYEDFSKRLHPADRERVETCFNNSVDTGTPYSCEYRVIYRDGSVHYIYAQGHAVFDDIGEPKLFVGVCHDFTEQQIQRNALSESEQNYRSTFEQVAMGIAHVSPDGRWLRFNQGLCDLLGYTDQELLEKNWQNLTHPDDLKADLVQIAKLLAGEIDSYSVEKRYLTQDQAVVWTNMTVSLVRLPTGEPRHFIFLIENIQGRKEADKALQMYHQKVKKLSLVASKTKHSVIISDAQGNIEWVNDAFTSLSGYTLNEVMEQHLCDILRGPEANSDTITSIRDSLQKKESIATEIVNYDRDGREYWIELKIDPVLDDDDILLNFIATQVDVTARKQSEFALRMANSQFSKLRQADILGIMTCRFDGSVEQANDELLRILGYTADDLEAGLINCQELTPTEWQQRDQEVLQEMLETGAAKPIEKEYYRKDGSRVPVVLGMTRLDEAEDLCLCFVLDATAQKETEEKLKDAKQAAEEASRAKSDFLANMSHELRTPLNGVIGMTELLAGTNLNRQQQDFVDACRNSGESLLGLINDILDFSKIEAGKLDLDLHQFDVEKLLMDTMSTMVWRAAEKGLELPCSIDPATRLILKGDSYRLRQVLVNLVGNAIKFTETGEVSVRAEAIEQEPQQITIRFTVSDTGIGISEDKMDRLFQSFTQVDASTTRNYGGSGLGLVISRNLVELMGGSIGIESQEGAGSTFWFEIPFEIISPTSVALPIRSPLAGKRVLIVDDNQKCLQILHDFAKEWGLKTDLAVSVAEALSILERAHDNQEIIDLVMTDLELPDLSGRVLAHELKDSDPRVILISRSPETHLNASELQESGAAALLHKPLNRHKLYEVLCNLYQQESCLPRIQDLDAHQEAEAHAFLSATTVLLAEDNNINQMYVTELMKQFGCLCHTAVNGLEAIEAVKQHNYDLVLMDCQMPELDGLEATRQIREMEQQGELEGHLPIVALTANAIKGDRERCLEAGMDDYISKPVQKAQLRKLLDQYLARKASHQHTISAKTETVVSSDREIDSDRVIDTAALIELCCGNLELIESLVEELESSGETRVAHIREYADQGNARGVAEAAHSLKGATSILCAASLQQLSQEIEQTGTEDHLENIDALIDELSIEMQRCLQELPQVREDLQGMSTEGE is encoded by the coding sequence GGCCTCTGCAATCGCTGCCGAAACATCCGCACCCGCGACTGCAAAAAGTTGCTCTGGCGGTCATTGTGCGCAAGCAGCTGCCAAACCAGAGCTGCAAGCCGAAGGGCCGGTTACGTTTTTCTCGAAACTGTTCGACACCAACGATTACCCGCAGCGCTGGTATTGTGGTACCTGGTCGAGTGATGTGGGCTGGCTGCATATCCTGTCTGACATTGCCATTTTCGGTGCCTATTTCACAATTCCGGTCATGCTGCTCTACTTCCTGTTGCAGCGCAAAGATCTCCCCTTCCCACGAACTATCTGGCTGTTTGCCGCTTTCATTCTGTTCTGCGGATTTGGACACCTGATTGAGGCGAGCATCTTCTGGTGGCCCGTTTACCGTTTCTCCGGGTTGATTAAGGCCAGTACCGCGATCGTCTCCTGGATTACGGTCTTCGTATTAATCCGTCTGATTCCCGAGGCACTCAAACTTCCTTCCGCGGCGCTGTTAGGTACGAAGCTGCAGGAGAGCCAGGAACGGTTGGATTATGCGCTGGAAGCAGGACAGATCGGCGTCTGGGAGCTCGATCTGAAAACCAACCTGCTCAACTGGGACCGGCAGACGCGGGAGATGTTCGATGTTCCTGCCGAGGAAACGGAACTGCACTACGAAGATTTCAGCAAACGGCTGCATCCCGCTGACAGGGAACGTGTCGAAACCTGTTTTAATAACAGCGTCGATACCGGCACTCCATACAGTTGTGAATATCGCGTGATTTACCGGGATGGATCGGTACATTACATCTATGCTCAGGGGCATGCGGTCTTTGATGATATTGGTGAGCCGAAACTGTTTGTCGGCGTCTGCCATGATTTCACAGAACAACAGATCCAGAGAAATGCCCTTTCCGAAAGTGAGCAGAACTATCGCAGCACCTTTGAGCAGGTCGCGATGGGAATCGCCCACGTGTCTCCCGATGGTCGCTGGCTGCGGTTCAATCAAGGACTATGCGATCTGCTGGGATACACAGATCAGGAACTGCTGGAAAAGAACTGGCAGAACCTGACTCACCCGGACGATCTGAAAGCAGACCTGGTCCAGATCGCAAAATTACTGGCAGGTGAAATCGATTCCTACTCGGTTGAAAAACGATATCTTACACAGGATCAAGCGGTCGTCTGGACGAACATGACCGTTTCACTGGTCCGTCTGCCAACTGGAGAACCACGGCACTTCATCTTCCTGATCGAGAATATCCAGGGGCGAAAAGAAGCCGATAAAGCATTGCAGATGTATCACCAGAAGGTCAAAAAACTGTCTCTGGTTGCCAGTAAAACCAAGCATTCGGTGATCATCTCCGACGCCCAGGGTAATATTGAATGGGTCAATGATGCCTTTACCTCGCTGAGTGGTTACACGCTCAACGAGGTGATGGAACAGCACCTCTGTGATATTTTACGTGGTCCGGAAGCGAACTCAGATACGATTACCAGCATCAGAGACAGCCTGCAGAAAAAAGAAAGCATCGCGACGGAAATTGTGAATTACGATCGCGACGGACGCGAGTACTGGATCGAACTCAAGATCGATCCGGTGCTCGATGACGATGACATCCTGCTGAACTTCATCGCCACCCAGGTCGATGTGACGGCCCGTAAACAGTCGGAGTTCGCCCTGCGAATGGCCAATTCTCAGTTCAGCAAATTGAGACAGGCCGATATCCTGGGAATCATGACCTGTCGCTTTGACGGCAGTGTCGAACAGGCGAATGACGAACTGCTCCGCATTCTGGGTTATACTGCCGACGACCTGGAAGCCGGGCTGATCAACTGCCAGGAGCTGACGCCGACAGAATGGCAGCAGCGCGACCAGGAAGTGTTGCAGGAAATGCTGGAAACCGGTGCAGCAAAACCGATCGAAAAAGAATACTACCGTAAAGATGGCAGTCGCGTTCCCGTAGTATTGGGTATGACGCGCCTGGATGAAGCGGAGGATCTCTGTCTCTGTTTCGTTTTGGATGCCACCGCGCAGAAAGAGACCGAAGAAAAACTGAAAGACGCCAAACAGGCCGCGGAAGAAGCGAGCCGGGCCAAGAGTGATTTCCTGGCCAATATGAGTCACGAGTTGCGTACGCCACTCAATGGAGTGATCGGCATGACAGAATTACTGGCCGGTACAAACCTGAACCGGCAGCAGCAGGACTTCGTCGATGCCTGCCGGAACAGTGGTGAGTCGCTGCTGGGCCTGATCAATGATATTCTCGACTTCTCCAAAATCGAAGCCGGCAAACTGGACCTGGATCTGCATCAGTTCGACGTCGAAAAGCTGCTGATGGACACCATGAGCACCATGGTCTGGCGGGCTGCTGAGAAAGGTCTGGAGCTTCCCTGTTCTATTGATCCAGCCACGCGACTGATTCTTAAGGGAGACAGTTATCGACTACGGCAGGTACTGGTGAACCTTGTTGGCAACGCAATCAAGTTTACTGAAACAGGTGAAGTTTCCGTGCGTGCGGAAGCCATCGAACAGGAGCCCCAACAGATCACAATCCGCTTCACCGTGAGTGATACGGGGATTGGTATCTCTGAAGATAAAATGGACCGCCTTTTCCAGTCATTTACGCAGGTCGATGCTTCGACCACACGCAATTATGGCGGCAGTGGTCTGGGGCTGGTCATCTCCCGCAACCTGGTCGAATTAATGGGGGGTTCAATTGGTATCGAAAGCCAGGAAGGCGCAGGTTCGACCTTCTGGTTTGAGATTCCCTTTGAAATCATCTCGCCCACTTCGGTGGCACTCCCGATTCGCTCACCGCTGGCTGGGAAACGGGTCCTGATCGTCGACGACAATCAAAAGTGCCTGCAGATCCTGCACGATTTCGCCAAAGAATGGGGACTTAAAACAGACCTCGCCGTATCTGTCGCGGAAGCCCTTTCGATTCTGGAACGGGCACACGACAACCAAGAGATCATTGACCTGGTGATGACCGATCTGGAACTGCCGGACCTGAGTGGCAGGGTTCTGGCCCACGAACTCAAGGACTCAGATCCCAGGGTCATTCTGATCTCACGTTCGCCGGAAACACATCTTAACGCCAGCGAACTGCAGGAGAGTGGCGCTGCTGCCCTGTTGCACAAACCACTGAATCGACACAAGCTGTATGAGGTACTCTGCAATCTGTATCAACAGGAGTCCTGCCTGCCTCGCATACAGGATCTCGATGCGCATCAGGAGGCGGAAGCACACGCATTTCTGTCGGCAACGACGGTTCTGCTGGCCGAGGACAACAACATCAACCAGATGTATGTCACCGAGTTGATGAAGCAGTTCGGGTGCCTCTGCCATACAGCGGTCAATGGACTGGAAGCAATCGAAGCAGTCAAACAACACAATTACGATCTGGTACTGATGGACTGTCAGATGCCGGAACTGGACGGGCTGGAAGCCACTCGCCAAATTCGTGAAATGGAACAGCAAGGGGAGCTTGAAGGGCACCTCCCCATTGTGGCACTCACTGCGAATGCGATCAAAGGAGACCGGGAACGCTGCCTGGAAGCCGGCATGGATGACTACATCAGTAAACCCGTGCAGAAAGCGCAGCTCAGAAAGCTGCTCGATCAGTACCTTGCCAGGAAAGCATCACACCAGCATACGATATCTGCGAAAACTGAAACGGTCGTCTCTTCTGATCGCGAAATCGACAGTGACCGCGTCATAGATACAGCTGCATTGATTGAGCTTTGCTGCGGCAATCTGGAACTGATTGAATCGTTGGTGGAGGAACTGGAAAGCTCAGGTGAAACACGTGTGGCACATATTCGCGAGTATGCAGATCAGGGCAATGCGCGAGGCGTGGCTGAAGCAGCGCACTCGCTCAAGGGAGCTACCAGTATTCTGTGTGCAGCCTCCCTGCAACAGTTGTCACAGGAAATCGAGCAAACAGGCACAGAGGACCACCTGGAAAACATTGATGCATTGATCGATGAACTCTCCATCGAAATGCAACGTTGTCTGCAGGAACTTCCCCAAGTCAGAGAAGATCTGCAGGGGATGTCCACAGAGGGCGAATAA
- a CDS encoding cyclopropane-fatty-acyl-phospholipid synthase family protein, translating into MKTDMLVNLAIECVERGWVPDSLVRRAIRRLCSKRLDSLDGGSPAADAENRRAFVEAALQSPIALVPEKANEQHYEVPAAFYEQVLGARRKYSCCYWPEGVTTLDEAEVAALKESCLHAELEDGMQILELGCGWGSLTLWIAEHYPQSHITAVSNSHSQRVAIEQMARERGYADRVNVITADMNDFEPDQKFDRVVSVEMFEHMRNYARLLNRISDWLVDDGKLFVHIFCHRNYVYEFSDKNADDWMARHFFTGGIMPADDWFSHFQQDMQVEQQWRWNGRHYQLTSEAWLENLDQRSAKVLPILAETYGTQQAHRWWMRWRLFFLAVAELFGYQSGEEWYVSHYLLSKTKVKHDTPSLPDKVTEHSLH; encoded by the coding sequence ATGAAAACTGACATGCTGGTGAATCTGGCCATTGAATGTGTGGAGCGGGGCTGGGTTCCCGACAGTCTGGTCCGACGTGCCATTCGTAGACTCTGCAGCAAACGGCTCGATAGCCTGGATGGGGGGAGTCCTGCCGCGGATGCAGAGAATCGACGTGCTTTCGTCGAGGCTGCCCTGCAGAGCCCGATTGCCCTGGTTCCGGAAAAGGCGAACGAACAACATTACGAAGTGCCTGCCGCGTTTTATGAGCAGGTGCTCGGAGCGCGGCGAAAGTATAGCTGTTGTTACTGGCCGGAAGGAGTGACGACCCTCGACGAAGCCGAGGTCGCCGCTTTGAAAGAGAGCTGCCTGCATGCAGAGCTTGAAGATGGCATGCAGATCCTGGAACTGGGCTGCGGCTGGGGCTCGTTGACGCTCTGGATCGCTGAGCATTATCCTCAAAGTCATATCACCGCTGTTTCGAATTCTCATTCTCAACGGGTTGCGATCGAACAAATGGCGCGGGAAAGAGGCTATGCAGACCGCGTGAATGTGATCACTGCAGACATGAACGATTTCGAACCCGATCAAAAGTTCGACCGCGTGGTCTCAGTAGAGATGTTCGAACACATGCGGAATTATGCCCGCCTGTTAAATCGCATTTCCGACTGGCTGGTCGACGATGGAAAACTCTTCGTACATATTTTCTGCCATCGAAACTATGTCTACGAATTCAGTGACAAGAATGCAGACGACTGGATGGCCCGGCACTTCTTTACCGGGGGGATCATGCCCGCCGATGACTGGTTTTCCCACTTCCAGCAAGACATGCAGGTCGAACAGCAGTGGCGCTGGAACGGTCGTCACTATCAGCTGACGTCTGAAGCCTGGCTGGAGAATCTGGACCAGCGCAGCGCTAAAGTCCTGCCGATCCTGGCAGAAACTTATGGGACACAGCAGGCTCACCGCTGGTGGATGCGCTGGCGTCTGTTTTTCCTCGCGGTCGCGGAACTGTTCGGCTACCAGTCCGGTGAAGAGTGGTATGTCTCACACTATCTGCTGAGTAAAACGAAGGTGAAGCATGATACCCCGTCACTTCCTGACAAAGTGACGGAACATTCTCTGCATTAA